The following are encoded together in the Streptomyces flavofungini genome:
- a CDS encoding ketoacyl-ACP synthase III: MSGGIWMGKGLSFRGFGHYFPRHCEEIPADLPEAPEMEAAVLGPDLGVERRHLSDDTETVPFMAVQAGRHALRNAGLEADDLDLVVFSSWSQRRYAPEDAPRIAMRLGAGRALAFDVCAACVGFVHSVQTAAAMLTSHQWRRALVVCSDQFSQRLKPGRRGSYVGGDGAGAAVLEAGPPDDSRLRDSVVLSYGEHAGVSKARGKDGWTVSLPSIAQVAAATAGEATDLVLRRAGMTMADVDRVVPHPGSTRISEELIRRIGADPARVLTNLRTRGQTTSATIPSALSEFTESGELRKGDVILSPAAGAGWFSGALLYQL; this comes from the coding sequence GTGAGCGGTGGAATCTGGATGGGCAAGGGCCTGTCCTTCCGGGGCTTCGGGCACTACTTCCCGCGGCACTGCGAGGAGATCCCGGCGGACCTGCCCGAGGCCCCCGAGATGGAGGCGGCGGTCCTCGGCCCCGACCTCGGCGTGGAGCGGCGGCACCTGTCCGACGACACGGAGACCGTGCCGTTCATGGCCGTGCAGGCGGGCCGGCACGCGCTGCGCAACGCCGGTCTCGAAGCCGACGACCTCGACCTGGTGGTCTTCTCGTCCTGGTCGCAGCGCAGGTACGCGCCCGAGGACGCGCCCCGGATCGCGATGCGGCTCGGCGCCGGGCGGGCCCTGGCCTTCGACGTGTGCGCGGCCTGCGTCGGCTTCGTGCACTCCGTGCAGACGGCCGCGGCGATGCTGACCAGCCACCAGTGGCGGCGCGCCCTCGTGGTCTGCTCCGACCAGTTCTCGCAGCGGCTCAAGCCCGGACGGCGGGGCTCCTACGTCGGCGGGGACGGGGCGGGCGCCGCGGTCCTGGAGGCGGGGCCGCCGGACGACTCCCGGCTGCGGGACTCCGTCGTGCTCAGCTACGGCGAGCACGCGGGCGTCTCCAAGGCCCGTGGCAAGGACGGCTGGACGGTGAGCCTGCCCTCGATCGCGCAGGTGGCGGCGGCGACCGCGGGCGAGGCCACGGATCTGGTGCTGCGGCGCGCGGGCATGACGATGGCCGACGTGGACCGGGTGGTGCCGCATCCGGGGTCGACCCGGATCAGCGAGGAGCTCATCCGGCGCATCGGCGCCGACCCCGCGAGGGTCCTGACGAACCTGCGCACCCGCGGCCAGACCACCAGCGCGACGATCCCGAGCGCGCTGTCGGAGTTCACCGAGTCCGGCGAACTGCGCAAGGGCGACGTGATCCTGTCGCCCGCGGCCGGCGCGGGCTGGTTCTCGGGAGCGCTGCTCTACCAGCTCTGA